In one window of Atribacterota bacterium DNA:
- a CDS encoding kinase/pyrophosphorylase: MNGYPVSDDFNIFVISDGTGKTAFSVVQAALLQFELPRVSILRFTNVRDKEEIYSIMDMVRVQKDVVIYTVVNEELAEILRIEAANRGVIALDILGPLVELLKRLSSRNPRGVPGLFQRSEEKVTERLEAIEYALEKSTGFSVSNLDKADVILLTIWYPHKDEYILRLAEKGIKCGYVILDPNFPLPMDLEEVVGRASRSLLVGIRMDPEYLSALRLERIKALGLTCLAEKANVVEVRRELDFAQTIYEKLGCVILDITRLSSNEVVNRILDQIQKREERT, translated from the coding sequence TTGAACGGATATCCGGTAAGCGATGATTTTAATATTTTCGTCATCTCTGACGGCACCGGGAAAACCGCTTTTTCGGTTGTGCAGGCTGCACTCCTTCAATTTGAGCTTCCTCGAGTGAGCATTTTGCGTTTTACCAATGTGAGGGATAAAGAAGAAATTTACAGCATCATGGACATGGTGCGGGTTCAGAAAGATGTGGTCATCTATACCGTGGTGAATGAGGAACTGGCCGAAATCTTGAGGATTGAAGCAGCGAACCGGGGTGTCATTGCTCTTGATATTTTGGGACCCTTGGTGGAGTTGCTGAAGCGCCTTAGCTCACGCAACCCCAGAGGGGTGCCGGGGCTTTTTCAGCGCTCTGAAGAAAAGGTCACGGAGCGTTTAGAAGCCATTGAATATGCTCTCGAAAAAAGCACCGGTTTCAGTGTTTCGAATCTCGACAAGGCCGATGTGATTCTCCTCACCATCTGGTACCCCCATAAGGATGAATATATTCTGCGATTAGCTGAGAAAGGGATTAAGTGTGGGTATGTGATTCTCGATCCAAATTTTCCTTTGCCCATGGATTTAGAGGAGGTGGTTGGTAGAGCATCCAGAAGTTTACTGGTGGGTATCAGGATGGATCCTGAATACCTGAGTGCTTTGCGCTTAGAGAGGATTAAGGCGTTGGGTTTGACTTGTTTGGCAGAGAAGGCGAATGTGGTAGAAGTTCGAAGGGAACTCGATTTTGCTCAGACAATCTATGAGAAACTCGGTTGTGTCATTTTGGATATCACTCGTTTAAGTAGTAATGAAGTCGTCAATCGGATTCTGGACCAAATTCAAAAAAGGGAGGAAAGAACATGA